The following proteins come from a genomic window of Kocuria palustris:
- the dapF gene encoding diaminopimelate epimerase — protein MEFLKGHGTGNDFVLVVDPDGQLLLGDDVLRRACDRHQGIGGDGFIRLIRSSALPEGRELLEQDPSAEWFMDYRNGDGSIAEMCGNGVRVFVRALLQQGLVDLGEGAMLRIGTRGGLKTVAATPDGFAVDMGPWGFIDGDRARERGSDAVVTAQGLKVPRPGVSITMGNPHTVVALAEGEKLDHLQLWTQPEVSPTPPDGTNVEFVVPADDEGDGIGRLRMRVHERGVGETQSCGTGACAAAAATRFWAGASAPDEYLVQVPGGIVSATFVPGPDGAEHVVLAGPAEIVARGVFA, from the coding sequence ATGGAGTTCCTCAAGGGCCACGGCACGGGCAATGACTTCGTGCTCGTGGTGGACCCGGACGGGCAGCTGCTGCTGGGCGACGACGTGCTCCGACGGGCCTGCGACCGTCACCAGGGCATCGGCGGCGACGGCTTCATCCGCCTCATCCGCTCCTCGGCGCTGCCCGAGGGCCGCGAGCTGCTCGAGCAGGACCCGTCGGCCGAGTGGTTCATGGACTACCGCAACGGGGACGGCTCGATCGCCGAGATGTGCGGCAACGGCGTGCGCGTGTTCGTCCGGGCGCTGCTGCAGCAGGGACTGGTGGATCTGGGGGAGGGCGCCATGCTGCGCATCGGCACCCGCGGCGGCCTCAAGACGGTCGCCGCCACGCCCGACGGCTTCGCAGTGGACATGGGGCCGTGGGGATTCATCGACGGCGACCGGGCGCGCGAGCGGGGCTCCGACGCCGTCGTGACGGCCCAGGGCCTGAAGGTCCCTCGTCCGGGGGTCTCGATCACCATGGGCAACCCGCACACCGTGGTGGCGCTGGCCGAGGGCGAGAAGCTCGATCACCTGCAGCTGTGGACCCAGCCGGAGGTGAGCCCCACGCCTCCCGACGGCACCAATGTGGAGTTCGTGGTCCCGGCCGACGACGAGGGCGACGGCATCGGCCGGCTGCGCATGCGCGTCCACGAGCGCGGGGTGGGGGAGACCCAGTCCTGCGGCACCGGGGCCTGCGCCGCCGCGGCAGCGACGCGGTTCTGGGCGGGGGCCTCGGCACCCGATGAGTACCTGGTCCAGGTGCCCGGCGGCATCGTCTCGGCGACCTTCGTGCCCGGGCCGGACGGCGCCGAGCATGTGGTGCTGGCCGGACCGGCAGAGATCGT
- a CDS encoding FtsK/SpoIIIE family DNA translocase, protein MATRTSPARKGASTSRGSGSRPKSGSSKSPRATSSSSRAAGPGAGERILDALLGLWLWCAHLVGGAVRRIGTVRTDMEPQDRRDGGALVLLCLGAAIAVVEWWSLYDSGVPVLGAAASGIHVVVAGLIGWAALVLPLALGGFALRIFRRPVPTPPNNRIALGLSLALLTASGIAHVLGGSPGVADSFQARLTAGGAIGYLMAGPLGGVITPVGAAIVCALLLAICVLIITGTPLSQIGPRLGAAWRTLVGESEPHRRAGTDLSAQEHDRSYLDDRQAEPESRAARRARKRQEKQDAQRRAELDSYHGDEAFETAVLPDGPEGQEAEQQPRRSGRRPAARDTGESFVYDVESGEAPSPQEDSSAAAAASQEERPRPGQKRPTRDQQAARRLLAEQGLEPGGAAASSASDTAAGSGSSALVDDQGVDEHEPVVGRAVMRRAETPVEPIPARTEQLQLEGDVAYTLPDPSSLVLGPPSKERSEANDAVVAALTSVLEQFKVDAEVTGFSRGPTVTRYEIELGAGTKVERVTALSKNISYAVASADVRILSPIPGKSAIGIEIPNTDRETVALGDVLRSQAARKNDHPMVMGVGKDVEGGFVVANLAKMPHMLVAGATGAGKSSFVNSMIVSLLMRATPDEVRLVMVDPKRVELTAYEGVPHLITPIITNPKKAAEALQWVVREMDARYDDLSRYGYKHIDDFNKGVRAGKVQPEPGSKRVIRPYPYLLVIVDELADLMMVAPRDVEDSIVRITQLARAAGIHLVLATQRPSVDVVTGLIKANVPSRMAFATSSVTDSRVVLDQPGAEKLIGQGDALFLPMGASKPMRVQGAWVAESEIHDVVEHVKSQMQTHYRDDVIQEQPKKQIDEDIGDDLDVLLQAVELVVTTQFGSTSMLQRKLRVGFAKAGRLMDLMESRGVVGPSEGSKARDVLVGPDDLAATLAVIRGEEPPTAAEPAPAHPHQGTGGSGEIASSGADALDDSDVEAAAEYHDDADEESSQDAWQLTGR, encoded by the coding sequence ATGGCGACTCGTACTTCCCCCGCCCGCAAGGGCGCCTCGACGTCGCGCGGCTCTGGCTCCAGGCCCAAGAGCGGATCCTCCAAGTCCCCTCGCGCCACGTCCTCCAGCTCCCGCGCAGCAGGCCCCGGCGCCGGCGAGCGCATCCTCGATGCCCTCCTCGGGCTCTGGCTGTGGTGCGCCCACCTGGTCGGCGGCGCCGTGCGCCGCATCGGCACCGTGCGCACCGATATGGAGCCCCAGGACCGTCGCGACGGCGGAGCCCTGGTGCTGCTGTGCCTGGGCGCGGCGATCGCCGTGGTCGAGTGGTGGAGCCTCTACGACTCCGGCGTGCCCGTGCTGGGCGCCGCCGCCTCGGGCATCCACGTGGTGGTCGCCGGGCTGATCGGCTGGGCGGCTCTCGTGCTGCCGCTGGCTCTGGGCGGCTTCGCCCTGCGGATCTTCCGCCGTCCCGTGCCCACCCCGCCGAACAACCGGATCGCGCTGGGCCTGAGCCTGGCGCTGCTGACGGCCAGCGGGATCGCCCACGTGCTGGGCGGCTCGCCGGGCGTCGCGGATTCCTTCCAGGCCCGCCTCACCGCCGGCGGAGCCATCGGCTACCTGATGGCCGGCCCGCTGGGCGGGGTCATCACGCCCGTGGGCGCCGCGATCGTCTGCGCGCTGCTGCTGGCGATCTGTGTCCTGATCATCACCGGGACCCCGCTGTCGCAGATCGGCCCGCGCCTGGGGGCAGCCTGGCGGACTCTGGTGGGGGAGTCGGAGCCCCACAGGCGTGCGGGCACCGACCTCTCGGCGCAGGAGCACGACCGCTCCTACCTCGATGACCGCCAGGCCGAGCCCGAGTCCCGTGCGGCCCGCCGAGCTCGCAAGCGGCAGGAGAAGCAGGACGCGCAGCGCCGAGCCGAGCTGGACTCCTACCACGGCGACGAGGCCTTCGAGACGGCCGTGCTGCCGGACGGTCCCGAGGGGCAGGAGGCCGAGCAGCAGCCCCGCCGCTCGGGCCGTCGCCCAGCGGCGCGGGACACGGGCGAGAGCTTCGTCTACGACGTCGAGTCCGGAGAGGCGCCGAGCCCCCAGGAGGATTCCTCGGCCGCGGCTGCCGCTTCCCAGGAGGAGCGCCCGCGTCCCGGGCAGAAGCGCCCCACCCGCGATCAGCAGGCCGCGCGCAGGCTGCTGGCGGAGCAGGGACTCGAGCCCGGCGGCGCGGCGGCCTCCTCCGCCTCGGACACCGCGGCCGGCTCCGGCTCCTCCGCGCTCGTGGACGACCAGGGCGTCGACGAGCACGAGCCCGTCGTGGGCCGAGCGGTCATGCGCCGGGCGGAGACTCCGGTCGAGCCCATCCCGGCGCGCACCGAGCAGCTGCAGCTCGAGGGCGATGTCGCCTACACGCTGCCGGACCCGTCCTCGCTCGTGCTGGGGCCGCCGTCCAAGGAGCGCTCGGAGGCCAACGACGCCGTCGTGGCCGCGCTGACCAGCGTGCTGGAGCAGTTCAAGGTCGACGCCGAGGTCACCGGGTTCTCCCGAGGCCCCACGGTCACCCGCTACGAGATCGAGCTGGGTGCCGGCACCAAGGTCGAGCGCGTCACGGCGCTGTCCAAGAACATCTCCTATGCGGTCGCCTCGGCGGACGTGCGCATCCTCTCGCCGATCCCCGGCAAGTCCGCCATCGGCATCGAGATCCCGAACACCGACCGCGAGACCGTCGCCCTGGGCGACGTCCTGCGCTCGCAGGCCGCGCGCAAGAACGATCACCCCATGGTCATGGGCGTGGGCAAGGACGTCGAGGGCGGCTTCGTCGTGGCGAACCTGGCCAAGATGCCGCACATGCTCGTGGCCGGTGCCACCGGCGCGGGCAAGTCGTCGTTCGTGAACTCCATGATCGTCTCGCTGCTCATGCGGGCCACCCCGGATGAGGTCCGCCTGGTGATGGTCGACCCCAAGCGCGTGGAGCTGACCGCCTACGAGGGCGTGCCGCACCTGATCACCCCGATCATCACGAACCCCAAGAAGGCCGCCGAGGCGCTGCAGTGGGTCGTGCGGGAGATGGATGCCCGCTACGACGACCTCTCGCGCTACGGCTACAAGCACATCGACGACTTCAACAAGGGCGTGCGCGCGGGCAAGGTCCAGCCGGAGCCGGGCTCCAAGCGGGTCATCCGCCCGTACCCCTACCTGCTGGTGATCGTGGACGAGCTCGCGGACCTGATGATGGTCGCCCCTCGCGATGTCGAGGACTCGATCGTGCGCATCACCCAGCTGGCGCGCGCGGCCGGCATCCACCTGGTGCTGGCCACCCAGCGCCCGTCGGTGGATGTGGTCACGGGCCTGATCAAGGCCAACGTGCCCTCGCGCATGGCGTTCGCGACCTCCTCGGTCACGGATTCCCGCGTGGTCCTGGACCAGCCCGGTGCGGAGAAGCTGATCGGACAGGGCGACGCCCTGTTCCTGCCCATGGGCGCCTCCAAGCCCATGCGCGTGCAGGGCGCGTGGGTCGCAGAGTCCGAGATCCACGACGTCGTCGAGCACGTGAAGTCGCAGATGCAGACGCACTACCGCGACGACGTCATCCAGGAGCAGCCCAAGAAGCAGATCGACGAGGACATCGGGGACGATCTGGACGTCCTGCTGCAGGCGGTCGAGCTCGTGGTCACCACGCAGTTCGGCTCGACCTCCATGCTGCAGCGCAAGCTGCGCGTGGGCTTCGCCAAGGCCGGACGGCTCATGGACCTGATGGAGTCCCGCGGGGTGGTGGGCCCGTCGGAGGGCTCCAAGGCCCGCGACGTCCTGGTGGGTCCGGACGACCTGGCCGCCACCCTGGCCGTCATCCGCGGCGAGGAGCCCCCCACCGCGGCCGAGCCCGCCCCGGCGCATCCGCATCAGGGCACCGGCGGCTCCGGTGAGATCGCGTCCTCCGGCGCCGACGCCCTGGACGACTCGGACGTCGAGGCCGCCGCCGAGTACCACGACGACGCGGACGAGGAGTCCAGCCAGGACGCCTGGCAGCTCACCGGCCGCTGA
- a CDS encoding helix-turn-helix domain-containing protein yields MDQTSTQEAEAAQSRPVVLRQEIGEVLRSVRQRQGRTLREVSHSARVSLGYLSEVERGQKEASSELLASICAALDIPVSAMLREVADRIAELEGNFAPDTVPAELHEEFGSSFAGTVQAS; encoded by the coding sequence ATGGACCAGACTTCGACGCAGGAGGCGGAGGCCGCGCAGTCCCGGCCCGTCGTGCTGCGTCAGGAGATCGGTGAGGTCCTGCGTTCGGTCCGCCAGCGTCAGGGCCGCACGCTGCGCGAGGTCTCCCACTCCGCACGCGTATCGCTCGGCTACCTGTCGGAGGTGGAGCGCGGGCAGAAGGAGGCGTCCTCCGAGCTGCTCGCCTCGATCTGCGCCGCACTCGACATCCCCGTGTCGGCCATGCTGCGCGAGGTCGCCGATCGCATCGCCGAGCTCGAGGGCAACTTCGCCCCGGACACGGTGCCGGCGGAGCTGCACGAGGAGTTCGGCTCGAGCTTCGCGGGGACCGTCCAGGCCTCCTGA
- the miaA gene encoding tRNA (adenosine(37)-N6)-dimethylallyltransferase MiaA encodes MSAAPQVPAGQLPVVGIVGPTGTGKSDLAIALAQRLDGEVVNADSMQFYRGMDIGTAKVTEAQRRGVPHHLLDILDVHQEASVARFQRAARECFEDIRSRRRVPILVGGSGLYVRAALDEIEFPGTDPQVRARLMQELQDHGEGPLRRRLQEADPASAQRVHDDRRLIRALEVLEVTGRPFTSFMPTRTYHQPALQIGLDTDRAVLHQRLADRVQAMAEAGLEGEVARLLPLGLLESPTAGRALGYPQFADVVLGRTDRAQAIEATTVATRQFARRQLTWFRADQRVHWLEAGAEDLVEQAQRILSAD; translated from the coding sequence GTGAGCGCAGCGCCTCAGGTCCCGGCGGGCCAGCTGCCGGTCGTCGGGATCGTCGGGCCCACGGGGACCGGCAAGTCGGACCTGGCGATCGCCCTGGCCCAGCGCCTGGACGGGGAGGTCGTCAACGCCGACTCCATGCAGTTCTACCGGGGCATGGACATCGGCACCGCCAAGGTCACGGAGGCTCAGCGCCGGGGGGTCCCGCACCATCTCCTGGACATCCTGGACGTGCACCAGGAGGCCTCGGTGGCCCGCTTCCAGCGCGCAGCCCGGGAGTGCTTCGAGGACATCCGCTCGCGCCGTCGCGTGCCGATCCTGGTGGGCGGCTCGGGCCTCTACGTGCGCGCCGCGCTCGATGAGATCGAGTTCCCCGGCACCGACCCGCAGGTCCGCGCTCGCCTGATGCAGGAGCTGCAGGACCACGGCGAGGGGCCGCTGCGCCGACGGCTGCAGGAGGCCGATCCTGCCTCCGCCCAGCGCGTGCACGACGACCGCCGCCTCATCCGGGCGCTCGAGGTCCTGGAGGTCACCGGGCGGCCGTTCACGTCGTTCATGCCCACGCGCACGTATCACCAGCCTGCCCTGCAGATCGGTCTGGACACCGATCGCGCCGTGCTGCATCAGCGCCTGGCCGATCGCGTGCAGGCCATGGCCGAGGCCGGTCTGGAGGGCGAGGTCGCGCGCCTGCTGCCGCTCGGACTGCTCGAGAGCCCCACCGCAGGTCGTGCGCTGGGCTATCCGCAGTTCGCCGACGTCGTGCTGGGGCGCACCGATCGCGCACAGGCCATCGAGGCCACGACCGTGGCCACCCGCCAGTTCGCCCGACGCCAGCTCACCTGGTTCCGCGCCGATCAGCGCGTGCACTGGCTCGAGGCCGGTGCCGAGGACCTCGTTGAGCAGGCCCAGCGGATCCTCAGCGCGGACTAG
- the pgsA gene encoding CDP-diacylglycerol--glycerol-3-phosphate 3-phosphatidyltransferase, with amino-acid sequence MTAAADQGGRPAPSNWNLPNALTTLRIVMVPFFVWFAVLGGSFGEASLGWRWAAVGVFGLAMFTDKLDGDIARARGLITSFGKIADPIADKLLTGAAFIVLSAMGELWWWVTIVILVREWGITVMRFAVIRYGVMAASKGGKLKTVLQTIALLLLLLPLGPVVGQWWPWLGWFFMALATIVTVVTGADYVLKAVQLRRDSLAAGKPVDNS; translated from the coding sequence ATGACCGCAGCGGCCGATCAGGGCGGACGCCCCGCTCCGTCCAACTGGAACCTGCCCAATGCGCTGACCACGCTGCGGATCGTCATGGTCCCGTTCTTCGTGTGGTTCGCCGTGCTGGGCGGCTCGTTCGGCGAGGCCTCGCTGGGGTGGCGCTGGGCGGCTGTGGGCGTGTTCGGCCTGGCCATGTTCACCGACAAGCTCGACGGCGACATCGCCCGCGCCCGCGGGCTGATCACCTCGTTCGGCAAGATCGCCGATCCGATCGCGGACAAGCTGCTCACGGGGGCCGCGTTCATCGTCCTGTCGGCCATGGGCGAGCTGTGGTGGTGGGTCACGATCGTGATCCTGGTCCGCGAGTGGGGCATCACCGTCATGCGCTTCGCCGTGATCCGCTACGGCGTGATGGCCGCCTCGAAGGGCGGCAAGCTCAAGACCGTCCTGCAGACCATCGCGCTGCTGCTCCTGCTGCTCCCGCTGGGGCCGGTCGTGGGGCAGTGGTGGCCGTGGCTCGGCTGGTTCTTCATGGCCCTGGCCACGATCGTCACCGTGGTCACCGGAGCGGACTACGTGCTCAAGGCGGTCCAGCTGCGCCGCGATTCCCTGGCCGCGGGCAAGCCGGTCGACAACAGCTGA
- a CDS encoding regulatory protein RecX, with translation MDPDDLPVQDSDQLPQDTLANELGESDYDRRRLRAQQRARRMGRAVRSDRDMPSDPTEAAEQQEQLHETARAIVLRQLTASAKSRQQLEDKLADKDIPESVARAVLDRFEQVELVDDQAFAQSYVRQRAETRKLARPALRMELQRKGVDRDLVEQALAQRTDDDERADAVELARRKLPSGPALQAQLADREAKQKLIRRMVSALARKGYAPGLAFEVVRGVLDDHGTGDDGLLEEPESL, from the coding sequence GTGGACCCAGACGACCTGCCCGTGCAGGACAGCGATCAGCTGCCGCAGGACACGCTGGCGAATGAGCTCGGCGAGTCGGACTACGACCGCCGCCGTCTCAGAGCCCAGCAGCGCGCCCGCCGCATGGGGCGTGCCGTGCGCAGCGACCGCGACATGCCCTCGGATCCCACGGAGGCCGCTGAGCAGCAGGAGCAGCTGCATGAGACGGCGCGCGCCATCGTGCTGCGCCAGCTCACCGCCTCGGCCAAGTCGCGCCAGCAGCTCGAGGACAAGCTCGCGGACAAGGACATCCCGGAGTCCGTGGCACGGGCGGTGCTGGATCGCTTCGAGCAGGTCGAGCTCGTGGACGATCAGGCGTTCGCGCAGTCCTACGTCCGGCAGCGGGCGGAGACCCGCAAGCTGGCCCGCCCGGCCCTGCGCATGGAGCTGCAGCGCAAGGGCGTGGACCGGGACCTCGTCGAGCAGGCCCTCGCCCAGCGCACCGATGACGACGAGCGGGCGGATGCCGTGGAGCTCGCGCGCCGCAAGCTGCCGTCGGGTCCGGCGCTTCAGGCGCAGCTGGCAGATCGCGAGGCCAAGCAGAAGCTCATCCGCCGCATGGTCTCCGCCCTGGCGCGCAAGGGCTACGCCCCAGGGCTGGCCTTCGAGGTCGTGCGCGGCGTGCTGGACGACCACGGCACCGGCGATGACGGCCTGCTCGAGGAGCCGGAGAGCCTCTGA
- the miaB gene encoding tRNA (N6-isopentenyl adenosine(37)-C2)-methylthiotransferase MiaB: protein MLEAPRSYEVRTFGCQMNVHDSERISGMLETAGYVPAQPEDEPDLIVFNTCAVRENADNKLYGNLSQLVGPKKRNERMQVAVGGCLAQKDQDRILETSPVVDVVFGTHNIGSLPTLLERARHNEDAQIEILESLETFPSALPTKRDQAYAGWVSISVGCNNTCTFCIVPSLRGKEEDRRPGDILAEVQALVDQGAVEVTLLGQNVNSYGVSFGDRQAFSKLLRACGQIEGLERVRFTSPHPAAFTDDVIDAMAETPNVMPQLHMPLQSGSDRVLKDMRRSYRSARFLRILEKVREQIPHAAITTDIIVGFPGETEEDFQDTLDVVERSRFSSAFTFQYSVRPGTPAGEREDQLPKEVVQHRYERLVALQDRIAAEENEQLVGRTLELLVTADTGRKSEATHRLSGRAPDQRLVHFSVPEGEQAPRPGDFVTVPVTRAAAYHLIADPQPGQYRLRRSRGGDAWEREQAASCAAPSGGAAGGAGGAVSLGMPSLPVRGA, encoded by the coding sequence GTGCTCGAGGCCCCGCGCTCCTATGAGGTGCGCACCTTCGGCTGCCAGATGAACGTCCACGACTCCGAGCGGATCTCCGGGATGCTCGAGACCGCCGGCTACGTCCCCGCCCAGCCGGAGGACGAGCCGGATCTCATCGTGTTCAACACCTGCGCGGTGCGCGAGAACGCCGACAACAAGCTCTACGGCAACCTCTCCCAGCTCGTGGGACCCAAGAAGCGCAACGAGCGCATGCAGGTGGCTGTGGGCGGATGCCTGGCGCAGAAGGACCAGGATCGGATCCTGGAGACCTCACCGGTCGTCGACGTCGTGTTCGGAACCCACAACATCGGCTCCCTGCCGACCCTGCTCGAGCGCGCTCGGCACAACGAGGACGCGCAGATCGAGATCCTCGAGTCGCTGGAGACCTTCCCGTCGGCGCTGCCGACCAAGCGGGACCAGGCCTACGCGGGCTGGGTCTCGATCTCGGTGGGCTGCAACAACACGTGCACGTTCTGCATCGTGCCGTCGCTGCGCGGCAAGGAGGAGGACCGTCGGCCCGGCGACATCCTGGCCGAGGTCCAGGCGCTCGTGGATCAGGGCGCGGTCGAGGTCACCCTGCTGGGGCAGAACGTGAACTCCTACGGCGTCTCCTTCGGCGACCGCCAGGCCTTCTCCAAGCTGCTGCGCGCCTGCGGGCAGATCGAGGGGCTGGAGCGCGTGCGCTTCACCTCCCCGCATCCGGCCGCCTTCACCGACGACGTCATCGACGCCATGGCCGAGACCCCCAATGTCATGCCGCAGCTGCACATGCCGCTGCAGTCCGGGTCGGATCGGGTGCTCAAGGACATGCGCCGGTCCTACCGCTCCGCCAGGTTCCTGCGGATCCTGGAGAAGGTCCGCGAGCAGATCCCGCACGCTGCGATCACCACCGACATCATCGTGGGATTCCCTGGTGAGACCGAGGAGGACTTCCAGGACACCCTCGACGTCGTCGAGCGCTCCCGGTTCTCCTCGGCCTTCACCTTCCAGTACTCCGTGCGCCCGGGCACTCCGGCAGGCGAGCGCGAGGACCAGCTGCCCAAGGAGGTCGTCCAGCACCGCTACGAGCGCCTGGTGGCCCTGCAGGACCGGATCGCCGCCGAGGAGAACGAGCAGCTGGTGGGCCGCACCCTCGAGCTGCTGGTCACCGCGGACACGGGGCGCAAGTCCGAGGCCACCCATCGCCTCTCGGGGCGCGCACCCGACCAGCGCCTGGTCCACTTCTCGGTGCCCGAGGGCGAGCAGGCCCCGCGCCCGGGTGACTTCGTGACCGTGCCCGTGACCCGGGCGGCCGCCTATCACCTGATCGCCGATCCGCAGCCCGGCCAGTACCGGCTGCGCCGCTCGCGCGGCGGGGATGCCTGGGAGCGCGAGCAGGCCGCCTCCTGCGCAGCGCCGAGCGGCGGTGCCGCCGGCGGCGCGGGCGGTGCGGTGAGCCTCGGCATGCCGTCACTGCCCGTGCGCGGAGCGTGA
- a CDS encoding CinA family protein, with the protein MSAPMDGSSAPTTATGIAGAGGDAGAATEAIDSFAARAVHAAAEAGLSLGTAESLTGGALAAAIVSVPGASSAFEGSVVSYSHAVKQRVLGVEAELLERTGAVSAEVAEAMASGARTALGIDVAVSTTGVAGPEPHDGQPVGTVWLGAAGPRGLSSRLLRLEGDREQIRRLSVRAALEMLVEVLGASQ; encoded by the coding sequence ATGAGCGCGCCCATGGACGGCTCCTCGGCCCCCACGACGGCCACGGGGATCGCGGGTGCGGGAGGCGACGCCGGCGCCGCGACGGAGGCCATCGACTCCTTCGCCGCCCGAGCGGTGCACGCGGCTGCCGAGGCCGGGCTGAGCCTGGGCACCGCCGAATCGCTGACCGGGGGCGCCCTTGCCGCCGCGATCGTCTCGGTCCCCGGGGCCTCGTCGGCCTTCGAGGGCTCGGTGGTCTCGTACTCGCACGCGGTCAAGCAGCGCGTGCTGGGCGTGGAGGCCGAGCTGCTCGAGCGCACCGGGGCCGTCAGCGCCGAGGTGGCCGAGGCGATGGCTTCCGGCGCGCGGACCGCGCTGGGCATCGACGTCGCCGTGTCCACCACCGGAGTGGCCGGGCCGGAGCCGCACGACGGGCAGCCCGTGGGGACGGTGTGGCTCGGTGCCGCCGGTCCTCGCGGGCTCAGCTCCCGGCTGCTGCGGCTCGAGGGCGATCGGGAGCAGATCCGCCGCCTGAGCGTGCGGGCCGCCCTGGAGATGCTCGTGGAGGTCCTGGGCGCCTCCCAGTGA
- the recA gene encoding recombinase RecA codes for MAPKKSAASAASGGSDREQALETVLAQIDKSYGKGSVMKLGERPAQKVEVIPTGSIALDVALGTGGFPRGRVVEIYGPESSGKTTVALHAVASVQRAGGIAAFIDAEHALDPVYAQKLGVDIDNLLVSQPDTGEQALEIMDMLVGSGSIDIVVVDSVAALVPKAEIEGEMGDSHVGLQARLMSQALRKITGRLSNSNTTAIFINQLREKIGVMFGSPETTTGGKALKFYASVRVDVRRIETLKDGANPVGNRTRAKIVKNKMAPPFKQAEFDILYGQGISTEGGLIDLGVEQGIVKKSGAWYTYEGDQLGQGKENSRRFLKDNPELAEEIEQRLLVKLGIVEDPNEEVDQEAIATAGIDAPLGGDSEKAPADAAF; via the coding sequence ATGGCTCCCAAGAAGTCCGCAGCTTCGGCTGCCTCCGGCGGCTCGGACCGCGAGCAGGCGCTCGAGACCGTCCTGGCCCAGATCGACAAGAGCTACGGCAAGGGCTCAGTCATGAAGCTGGGCGAGCGCCCGGCGCAGAAGGTGGAGGTCATCCCCACCGGCTCGATCGCCCTGGACGTGGCCCTCGGCACCGGCGGCTTCCCGCGCGGACGCGTCGTGGAGATCTACGGCCCGGAGTCCTCCGGCAAGACCACGGTGGCCCTGCACGCGGTGGCCAGCGTCCAGCGCGCCGGCGGCATCGCGGCCTTCATCGATGCCGAGCACGCCCTGGACCCGGTCTACGCCCAGAAGCTCGGCGTGGACATCGACAACCTCCTGGTCTCCCAGCCGGACACCGGCGAGCAGGCGCTCGAGATCATGGACATGCTGGTCGGCTCCGGCTCGATCGACATCGTCGTGGTGGACTCCGTGGCGGCGCTGGTGCCCAAGGCGGAGATCGAGGGTGAGATGGGCGATTCGCACGTGGGCCTGCAGGCCCGCCTGATGTCGCAGGCGCTGCGCAAGATCACCGGTCGCCTGTCCAATTCGAACACCACCGCGATCTTCATCAACCAGCTGCGCGAGAAGATCGGCGTCATGTTCGGCTCGCCGGAGACCACCACGGGCGGCAAGGCGCTGAAGTTCTACGCCTCCGTGCGCGTGGACGTGCGCCGCATCGAGACCCTCAAGGACGGTGCGAACCCCGTGGGTAACCGCACCCGCGCCAAGATCGTCAAGAACAAGATGGCCCCGCCGTTCAAGCAGGCCGAGTTCGACATCCTCTACGGCCAGGGCATCTCCACCGAGGGCGGCCTGATCGACCTGGGCGTGGAGCAGGGCATCGTCAAGAAGTCCGGCGCCTGGTACACGTACGAGGGCGACCAGCTCGGTCAGGGCAAGGAGAACTCGCGCCGGTTCCTCAAGGACAACCCGGAGCTGGCCGAGGAGATCGAGCAGCGCCTGCTGGTCAAGCTCGGCATCGTCGAGGACCCGAACGAGGAGGTCGACCAGGAGGCGATCGCCACCGCGGGCATCGATGCCCCGCTGGGCGGCGACTCCGAGAAGGCCCCGGCGGACGCCGCCTTCTGA
- a CDS encoding DUF3046 domain-containing protein gives MRVSRFNEMVVHEFGQAQGRILVRDTVLGELGHRTAEQALADGEDPKLVWFALCREQQVPESRQWGPDQEPRS, from the coding sequence ATGCGCGTGAGCAGGTTCAACGAGATGGTCGTCCACGAGTTCGGACAGGCGCAGGGCCGGATCCTGGTGCGCGACACCGTGCTGGGGGAGCTCGGCCACCGAACCGCCGAGCAGGCGCTGGCCGACGGCGAGGATCCCAAGCTCGTCTGGTTCGCGCTGTGCCGCGAGCAGCAGGTCCCCGAGTCCCGGCAGTGGGGGCCGGACCAGGAGCCGCGCTCCTGA